In the genome of Magnolia sinica isolate HGM2019 chromosome 2, MsV1, whole genome shotgun sequence, one region contains:
- the LOC131229755 gene encoding uncharacterized protein LOC131229755: MWLVYICNEEEKVLGTEKAPGSCPYRGGIVQAMDVESQQTFCFLPICFKTKRKYHCTLCSKRLVLYP; this comes from the coding sequence atgtggctAGTATACATATGCAATGAGGAAGAGAAGGTGCTGGGAACAGAGAAGGCGCCAGGATCATGCCCCTACCGTGGAGGAATAGTCCAAGCCATGGATGTCGAAAGTCAACAGACCTTTTGCTTTCTCCCTATATGTTTCAAAACCAAACGCAAATACCATTGCACCTTGTGCTCCAAACGTTTAGTCCTCTACCCATGA